ATTTTTCCGATTGACAGCGACGATGCGCGCTACAGCAATGCGATCAGCTGCTCCACCTGCTCATCGGTGGTGGCCCAGCTGGTGCAGATGCGCATCACCGTGTGCGTGTCGTCGGCCTTTTCCATGAAGCCGAGGCGCACATTGCGCTGCAAACGCTCGGATGTCGCGTTGTCGAGCGTGATGAAGATCTGATTGGTCGGCGCGTCGAAGGTGAGCGTATAGCCACGTTCCACCAGCACTTCGCGAATACGGTCGGCCGCATCGTTGGCGTGGCGGGCGATCCTGCAATACAGATCGTCGGTGAACAGCGTGTCGAACTGCACGCCCAGCAGCCATCCCTTGGCGAGCAGCGCGCCATGTTGCTTGACGAGCGTCACGAAGTTTTTCGGCATATTGCCGTGCGTGAACACCACGGCCTCACCGAACATGGCTCCGACCTTGGTGCCGCCGATATAGAATACGTCCGCGATACGCGCGATGTCTTCAAGCGTCACGTCGTTGCCGGTTGCGGTCAGCGCGTAGCCAAGTCGTGCGCCGTCGATGAACAACGGCATGTCGTACTTCGTGCAGACCTTGCGGATCGCCTCAAGTTCGGCGAGCGTGTAGAGCGTGCCGTATTCGGTGGCCTGCGAAATGTAGACGCATCCGGGGAACACCATGTGCGTGTAGTTGCCGTCCGCGTAGAACGTGGCGCAGTACTCGTCGAGTTCGGTCGCATCGATTTTGCCGTCATGGTGGGGGAGCGTCAGCACCTTGTGTCCGGTGAATTCGATGGCGCCCGCCTCATGCACGTTCACATGGCCTGTGCTTGCCGCGATTACGCCGGCATACTGCGGTGTGATGGAGTCGATGATGGTCTGGTTGGTCTGCGTGCCACCTACCAGGAAGAAAATCTGTGCGTCAGGGCAGGCGCATGCTTCGCGGATTTTGGCTTTCGCGCTTTCGCAGATGCTGTCGTTGCCGTAACCCGGATATTGGTTTTGTGCGATTTCGCTGATGCGTTCGATGATTTCCGGTGTTGCCGTGCAGGAATAGTCGTTTTCAAAAGACAGCATGATGCGCTCCTTGTATCTGACCTATGCTGATGACTTGCGACCGGCTGTTTGCTGTATTCAAGCCGTCCGGATAGCAAAAGACCTCGGAATTTCTTCCGAGGTCTCTACCGGGGTGGCTAACGCGGCTCGAACGCGCGACCTTCTGAACCACAATCAGATGCTCTACCAACTGAGCTATAGCCACCATGTTTTCGCTTCATGCAGAAGCGCAACAGATGAAAACTATACACGATTTTCCAGCTATGTCTACATCGGCGTGTTGCGCGTGCCTGTCGTCGGCTTGCGCTGTGGATTGTTCATTATGTGAACGGCATATTACACAAATCCGAAACTCACGCGTACCTTGTAGTCGCTGCATGCGTAAGGGTGTGCTGTAATGGCGGTGTGGGCCGTCTCGGAGTGTTTACGGCGTATGCGGATCATCGGCCGAAAAGCTGTGAAATGTGAAGGAAGAGAGATTCATGCAGAAGGTCAAAGCGTTTGGTGATTGGCTCACCAAGTGGTTCACCGCGATTGTGATTGTGTGGGCCGTGTTCAACTATTTCGTGCCGCAGGCAAGCTTGTGGGGCAAATCCTATACCGGTTATTTCCTAGGTATCGTGCTGTTCGGCATGGGTCTTACCTTGACCCTTGACGATTTCAGGCGCATTCTCACCCAGCCTCTGATGGTCATCGTCGGTACCGTGGCCCACTTCGTCATCATGCCGTTGGTAGCTGTGCTGCTGTGCTGGATTTTCCGTCTTGATGGTGCGCTCGCCGTCGGTGTGATTCTGGTCGGCTGCTGCCCGTCCGGAACCTCGTCCAACGTGATGAGCTATCTGAGTCGTGGCGATGTGGCGCTGGACGTGTCCATCGGCATTTTGTCCACGTTGTGCGCGCCGTTCATGATTCCGCTGTTGATGCAGTGGCTGGCTTCCCAGTATGTGTCGGTCCCGGTGGAATCCCTGTTCCTCAATGCGGTCAAGGTGGTGCTGTTCCCGATCGCTCTTGGCGTGATCTGCCATGCTATTTTCGGCGAGAAGATCGAGAAGATTACGGTCGCTCTGCCGATCGTGTCCCAGGTGGCCATCCTGCTTATCATCGGCGTGGTCGTCGCAGCCAACGGTCCGAAGCTGTTCGTGGCTTCCTCGCTGCTTGCCATCCCGGTGGTCATTCTGCACAACCTGTGCGGATACGCGTTGGGCTTCGGTTTCTCCAAACTTATGTACAAGGTATATCCGAAGGGCTTCCGTTATGCACAGCAGAAAGCCATCACCTTCGAGGTCGGCATGCAGGATTCCGCTTTGGGAGCGACTTTGGCGCTGACGTCGTTCGCTTCCAATCCGTTGGCCGCGGTGCCGTCCACGTTCTTCAGCGTTTGGCACAACATTTCCGGTTCCGTGCTGTCCAGCTGGTGGCGTGAGCATGATGACAGGCATCAGATCCATCCTGATTCCGACAATGGCGAGAAGGGCTCGGCTGCGAAGGCCCGCGAAGACGCTGCCGAAACAGCTAACAGCTGACATTCGTCAGTAGATTCCGTCGTCATATTGCGCATTCCCTGAATCTTTCAAAACGATTCAGGGAATGTTTTGTTTTGAGTGGTGCAAACGTGTCATTGTGATGTTTTGTTGCTTTGCGCTGATGTAGGCAAAATGATTGAAATTATTGGGATTTAAGGGTGTCTTCACCCGTGTTTTTTGTTCGTTTTGGGGTATACTGTAACTGAAGGCCGGAGTTGTGGATCAGTCGAGAATTCGTCAGGTCGCAACGAAGCGCCGATGGCCGTGAGGTTCATGCGCAACGCCTTTAAGATATAACTGAACAATAGCGATTCGAAACAGCGGCAATGGGGTAGTACGGCGCAGGCGCCGGGCCGCAAATGCAAAACAGACAACGAGACTGAAGAGTGCGCGTAAGGTAGCGCGTAGCAAAGAAGTGGGAACCTCCTTCCCGAGTGGATGGCCCCGGATTCGAAAGGATCCGGGGCCATTCCTTTTGCGATTTGCGACACGGCATGTTGGAATGTCTTGGGAATCCGTATACTGATAATTCGTGTGTGCCAACGGCATGCCTTATGTGACAGGCGTGCGGGTTGGGATATCCCGGAACTCGATTGCATCACGCGCAGCAATGCGACGGTGAGAGAGGGATGGGCCATCGGGCCGGTGGACTGTGGCTATCTTCACGATTCAGATGCGTGGAGTGTGGGTGCAGTGCGGCGGTCACACAAAAGCAAGAGAAACCACTGAATCGGAGAATTCAAGTTGCCTACTATTGAACAGCTCGTCCGTAAGGGACGTCAGGCAAAGCCGAAGAAGTCCAAGACTTTGGCACTGAAGGGAAGCCCGCTGCGCCGCGGCGTGTGCACCCGTGTTTACACCACCACCCCGAAGAAGCCGAACTCGGCACTGCGTAAGGTCGCTCGTGTGCGCCTGAGCTCCGGTGTGGAAGTCACCGCTTACATCCCGGGCGAAGGCCACAACCTGCAGGAGCACT
This window of the Bifidobacterium pseudocatenulatum DSM 20438 = JCM 1200 = LMG 10505 genome carries:
- a CDS encoding threonine aldolase family protein — its product is MLSFENDYSCTATPEIIERISEIAQNQYPGYGNDSICESAKAKIREACACPDAQIFFLVGGTQTNQTIIDSITPQYAGVIAASTGHVNVHEAGAIEFTGHKVLTLPHHDGKIDATELDEYCATFYADGNYTHMVFPGCVYISQATEYGTLYTLAELEAIRKVCTKYDMPLFIDGARLGYALTATGNDVTLEDIARIADVFYIGGTKVGAMFGEAVVFTHGNMPKNFVTLVKQHGALLAKGWLLGVQFDTLFTDDLYCRIARHANDAADRIREVLVERGYTLTFDAPTNQIFITLDNATSERLQRNVRLGFMEKADDTHTVMRICTSWATTDEQVEQLIALL
- a CDS encoding bile acid:sodium symporter family protein is translated as MQKVKAFGDWLTKWFTAIVIVWAVFNYFVPQASLWGKSYTGYFLGIVLFGMGLTLTLDDFRRILTQPLMVIVGTVAHFVIMPLVAVLLCWIFRLDGALAVGVILVGCCPSGTSSNVMSYLSRGDVALDVSIGILSTLCAPFMIPLLMQWLASQYVSVPVESLFLNAVKVVLFPIALGVICHAIFGEKIEKITVALPIVSQVAILLIIGVVVAANGPKLFVASSLLAIPVVILHNLCGYALGFGFSKLMYKVYPKGFRYAQQKAITFEVGMQDSALGATLALTSFASNPLAAVPSTFFSVWHNISGSVLSSWWREHDDRHQIHPDSDNGEKGSAAKAREDAAETANS
- the rpsL gene encoding 30S ribosomal protein S12 is translated as MPTIEQLVRKGRQAKPKKSKTLALKGSPLRRGVCTRVYTTTPKKPNSALRKVARVRLSSGVEVTAYIPGEGHNLQEHSIVLVRGGRVKDLPGVRYHIVRGALDTQGVKDRKQGRSLYGAKKAK